DNA sequence from the Chryseobacterium indicum genome:
TGCCATATTATTTTGTGGATAAAATCTGAAAGCGCTCACATTTCCTCCAGAAAAACCGTAAGACGAAATATTATTCACTCTATTGATTTCCCAGCCGTATGCGAAGACATCTTTTTTATTTCCGTATTCAAATGGTTGCCACATCATGTCTTTTGTTTTTTGATTCAGGAAATCGTTTTTACTTAAATGGCTGCTCCATTTTAAAAATGCAGGTAAAGTTATAGCTATTCCGTTTCCGGGATATGCTTTTTTTCCTTCAACATCTTTAGATTTTACATATTTTTTAGTCTCCGAATCGAAATTGTATTTTATAACACGGTTCGGAATTTTTTCAAGAGCATTTGACGAATAAACAATCTGATTTTTTACATCAGAAAATTGATTATTTAAAATAAAATCTTCAAAAGATTGTCCGGTAATTTTTTCAATAATCATAGAAAGAAGCATATAATTCGTTTGATTATATCTGAATTCATTTCCTGTTTTAAAATCCATTTTCTCTTTGTTCAACCGTTCAATAGTTTTAGAACCTGAATATTCTGGCAGAATATCACTGAAAGCAACAAAATCCGGTATTCCGGAAGAATGGGTCAAGAGATTTTTTACCTTCACATTTTGCCATTCCTGTGGTAGATTTTCAACGTATTTTGAAACATTGTCTTCTAGAGAAAGTTTTCCCTGTTCAATCAGTTGAAAAACGCCAACGTCAGTCATTAATTTTGAAGTAGAATATATCCTGAACATTGAACTTGGACTTACTTTTTTAGTATCTTCTAAACTTTCCGTACCGTAATATTGCTCAAAAATTACTTTATCATTTTTTACAACACCAATTGCTAAACCGGGAATCTGATTTACTTTAATGGCTTCTTTCACGTAATTATCAATTAATTTAGACTGATTGGCTTGCTGCGAAAAAGAGACGGCATAAATATTTAAGACAAAAGTTGTCAGAAGAATTTGTTTCATATTTTGAGAATATAGTTTCTTGCTTTTATTTAAAGACAGTTAAAAAAAGCATTCTATTACATGGTTTGTCCGGATTTGGTATAAAATGTTACAAAGTTTTTCAAACTAAAAAACCTCCGAAAAAAAATCGAAGGTTTTATATTGTAAAGATGTTTCGATAAGCTTAATATAACAGTTGTATCATTAATCACTTATCATTCATCATTTATAAATTATATTTCCGTGTTCAGATCCCAGTTTTCAAGGTAATCATGAACATGTTTCAGCATCATTCCACCTAAAGAACCATCTACAACTCTGTGGTCGTATGAGTGAGACATGAACATTAAGTTTCTGATCGCGATTACATCTCCGTCCGGAGTTTCAAGAACGGCAGGTTTCTTAACGATGGCTCCGATTGCCAAGATTGCAACCTGAGGCTGAGGAATAATCGGAGTTCCCATTAAGTTTCCAAAACTTCCTACGTTAGAAATAGTATATGTTGCGCCCTGAGTATCTTCAGGTCTTAATTTTTTGTTTCTTGCTCTGTACGCCAAATCGTTGATCGCTTTTGCCAATCCTGAAAGTGATAACTGATCTGCATTTTTAATAACAGGAACGATAAGATTTCCATCCGGTAAAGCTGTTGCCATACCGATGTTGATGTTTTTCTTTTTGATGATGTTCTCTCCGCTGATTGATACGTTAATCATAGGGAAATCCTGAATCGCTTTTACAACTGCTTTCACGAAAATCGGCATGAACGTCAGTTTTTCACCTTCACGTTTTTCAAAAAGAGATTTGTTTTTATTTCTCCATTTTACAACGTTCGTAACGTCTGTTTCGATGAAAGAAGTTACGTGCGGAGCAATCTGCTTCGCTTTTACCATGTTTTCAGCGATGATTTTTCTCATTCTATCCATTGGAATGATCTCATCACCTGCAGCAGCCGTAATCGTAGCAGCCGGAGCTGAAGTTGCAACCGGTTGTGGAACAGATGCAGTTTGTACTGGAGCTGCCTGCTGAACTTGCTGGTTTCCTCTGTTTTTAACGTATGCTAAAATATCTTCTTTGGTAATTCTTCCTTCCAGACCGCTTCCTTTGATGGTTTTCAGTTCGGTTTCAGAAATATTTTCCTGCTGAGCAATAGATTTTACAAGCGGCGAAAGATAAAGATCTCCCGAAAACTCTGTTGAAGCAGCTGCTTTTAAAGGTTCTTCAATGGTTTTTAAGGTTTCTGCGTCCGGAGCAGCAGTCGGAGTTTCCGTTTTTACTTCTTCAGAAACTGGGTTTCCGCCTTCTCCTTCAATTTCTAAAATAGCAATGGCTTCACCTACTTTTGCAACTTCGTCTTTTTGTTTCAAAATCTTTACGATTTTCCCCGAAACGGGTGTCGGAACGTCTGAATCTACCTTATCTGTTGCAATTTCTACTACGGAATCATCCTCTTTTACGCTATCACCTTCGTTGAACAACCAGGAGATAATTGTCGCTTCCATAACACCTTCTCCCATGGACGGAAGCAATAATTTGTATTCTGCCATTTTTAATTTTTAGATTTTGACAAATATATAAAAAAAATCGATTTTTTTATGAAATATTAAATTTTAGAAAAATTCAATGTAAATATTTTCGCCCACATTAAGTCCAAACAGGGATTTTGCCCCGTTTTTTCGGCTTCCTTTGTAGATGGTAAGCTCCAAAAGCTGACTGTCATTGAAGATTGCAGCAGACTGCCCGTGAAATTCTGTTTCCCTATCCCAGTCCAAAACCACTTCCGTATGACTCGAAAAGACTCTTGAAAGTGCTAAGTTTCTGAATTTTATCGTGAAACTTTCGTATCCTTTTGCGATGGTTTCAAAAAAATCTTTATTAATATTTGAGATTATATTTCCGAAATTATCAATGTAGGTAACTTCTCCAATAATCATTTTTTCAGATTCATTGTAAACAGGTTTCGGAAACAGAAGCTGCTTTGCAGAGTCTATTTTTCTTCCGATTACTTCGGGAAGTCCTCCGTTTGCCAGATGAACGGCTGCAGGAACAAAAACATCCGTAGAAGTAAAATTAACGATATCGTCGAAACGGTTATTTAATGTAATTTCGTAAATGGCTTCAGGTTTAATATCAAAAAAGATTAAACTTAAAACGCCGTTATCCGCCGCCAGAAAGTAATGACCGTCGGATTTATATAAAATATTTTTCCTATTTCTGTTATGAAAACTGTCTACGGAAACAATATGTATGGTGCCTTTCGGAAAGTGTTTATAAGCATTTCTTACGATGTAAGACGTCTGTATAAGGTTAAAAGCCTGTATTTCGTGACTAATATCAACAATATTAACCTTCTGATTCAGAGAAAGAATGCTCCCTTTTACAGCGGCAACTCTGTAATCCAAATTTCCGAAATCTGAAGTGAGGGTTATAATTGACATTGATGGTTGTATAGAATGATAGAAATGCAAATTTATCTAAAATAAAAGGAATGCCGTAAAAATTATGGAAAAGAATTTGATATAAATTTCAAAAAAAGCTTTAAATTTAAAATCTAAAATTAATAATAATACTGCATGTTTGAATTGACATATGATCTTGAGGATATCGATGCGAAAATCTTCTACGGAGTAAACAACCAATTTTTCAACCTTATAAAATCTACTTTTCCCACTCTTAAAATTACCGGAAGAGATCACTATATATTTGCGATGGGCAATCAGGAAGCTTTGGATATTTTTAAGAAAAAGCTTGATGATATTGTCAATTTTATTTCAAAAAATAATTCTATAGACCTGAAAGATGTTGAAAATCTTCTGAATATTAAAGATGAAAACGAAAAACAGCTTGTTTTTGATCAGGATATCATTGTAAAAGGTGTAAATGGTAAAATCATCAAAGCGAAAACCACCAACCTTAAAAAATTAGTTAAAGAAACTGAGAAAAAAGATATGGTTTTTGCGATCGGACCTGCCGGAACGGGGAAAACGTATACGAGTGTGGCCTTGGCGGCAAAAGCTTTAAGGGATAAAACCGTTAAAAGAATTGTTTTAACAAGACCTGCCGTTGAAGCAGGGGAGAGCTTAGGATTTTTACCGGGTGATCTTAAGGAAAAGCTGGATCCATATTTACAGCCTTTGTACGATGCGTTACGCGACATGATTCCGCATGAAAAGCTGGAAGGCTTTATTGAAAAGAAAGTGATTGAAGTGGCTCCGTTAGCTTTTATGAGAGGGAGAACTCTGGATGATGCGTTTGTAATTCTGGATGAAGCCCAAAATACGACTCATTCCCAAATGAAAATGTTTTTAACCAGAATGGGGATGAATGCTAAATTTATCATCACCGGAGATCCGAGTCAGGTGGATTTACCTCCGAAACAGCAATCCGGATTAAAAGAAGCCATGAGAATTCTAAAAGATGTAAAAGAAATCGGTTTTGTTCATTTAACTGAAGAAGATGTTGTAAGGCATCCTGTTGTAAGAAAAATTATTCTTGCCTACAATGATGAGGAGAAAAGACAGCGAAACGATTAAACAATTTATCGTAATATAATTGAAAAGCAGATTAACAGGAGTTGATCTGCTTTTTAATTTTTAAACAATCAATAACAAAAATTTTGATATTAGAAAAAAAATACTATTTTTGCGGCTGATTAATAAAAAAAACTATTAACTATGAAGAAATTATTTCTTTTGACAGCAGTCGCTGTTATGGGATTGAGCGCAAAAGCTCAGGAATTCAGATTCGGACCTAAAGCTGGTTTTGCTATGTCAACAATTAAGGTTGATGAAAAGCAAGATGATCTTGGAAAAAGAAACATGGATCCTAAATATACTTTTTATATTGGAGGTATGGCAGAATACAAAATCAATGATAATTTTGGTTTTCAGGCTGAAGTACTATATTCACCTCTTGGAGCTAAAGAAAAAATTGATGGAGTAAACGCTGGAGTAATGTTTGTTGGTGAACAAACAAAAGTTACCTATGGAACTCTTTTATTTCCGGTATCTGCAAAATATTTCATTACAGAAGGTTTTTCTGTTGCAGCAGGAGCTAATTTTGGAGTTATTCTTTCGGCTAAGCAAAAAACTGTAATCGGTTCAGATCTTATCAGTGTAGATGTAACTGATGGCGAAAGTAGCGGCGAAGTAGACATCAAAAAACAAACTAAATCTTTAAATATTGCACCTTTTGTTGGTGTAGAATATATGCTGGAGAACGGATTGTTCTTTGATGCAAGATATAGCTTAGGTGTTTCTAACCTTTCTAATGATGGAAGCGGAGGTAAAGTAACCAACAGCTTTGCTCAAGTGGGTGTAGGATTTAAATTCGGAGGAAACTAAGAATTATTCTCATAAAAAATTAAAGCGGTACAGAATTTGTACCGCTTTTTTTTATAAAATGCTACCACATTTTTATCATTAGTAAATTCAAAATTTAAAATTATTAAAATGAAAAAACTACTATTATTAGGTGCTTTTGCGTTTTTAGGAGGTCTTACGCAGGCTCAGGAAGGTTTCAGACTGGGAGCTCATGTTGGTGCACCGCTTGGAGATGCGGCAGATGCTGCGAGTGTAACTCTGGGATTAGATGCAGCGTATATGTGGAATATCACGAAAGGTCTTGATATTGGTGCTGCTACAGGATATTCTCATTTTTTCGGAAAAGATAATGTAGACGATTTTGGATTTATACCTGTTGCTGTTTCCGGAAAATACAGATTTAATAAGATTCCTTTATTTGTAGGACTGGATCTTGGTGCCGGAATTTCTACGAGAAACTACATTAACAGCGGACTGTATGTTGCGCCGAGGGTAGGGTATCAGATGAAGAATACAGAACTGTATTTAGGATTCCAGAGTGTAAGCAGTAAATACAAAGGTCGTGGCCCTTATTGGTACGGTGACGACAGATTTAACTTCGGAGCGGTGAATTTCGGGGTAAATTTCTTCCTTAAGTAAATTTTTTAAAATCAACTATAATGAACTCCGATTGCAAAATTGGAGTTTTTTTATTCAAAAATTTGTGAAAACGCTAAAAGCCTTTATTTAATAACATTTATTGTTGGAAATTGCTAAAAACTTCCGATGATATTAATCACATTAACAAATTTTAATATTCACAGCGGTCACTGTAAATTTGCCGTCAGAAAGTATTAAAATTATTAAAAAATGAAAAAGGTATTATTAGCAGGTGCTATTGCACTTTTCGGTTTATCTAATGCGCAAATCGCTAAGGGAACTACATATGTATCAGGAACTTTAAATTTTGCGGCTAGCGAAGATAACAATACAAACATCAAAACTAGTGATTTAACATTAGTTCCTACAATCGGACATTTCGTTGGAACAAACGTAGCAGTTGGAGTTGGTGTAGGTTATGCTTCAAGCGTAGCAAAAAACGAAGGTGCTGTTACTACAACTAAAAACACTCTTTCTGCATTTGTAGTAGAGCCTTTTGCAAGAAAATACTGGACTTTAGGTGAGAAATTTTACATCTTCGGTCAGCTTTCAGTACCAATGGCTTTCGGAAACGATAAGCGTGAGACTACTTTTGCAAACGCAACAACTACTACAGAAGAGAAATTCAATTCTTTCGGTGTTGCTGTGAAGCCAGGTTTAGATTATTTCTTAAACAAAAACTGGACTATTGAAGCTACAATCGGAGAATTCGGATACAGCAACTTCAAATACAAGAATGCTAAAAGTGTAGATAGCTACAACTTCGGTCTTGATTTGGCTTCTGTTGGAATCGGTGTAAAATATGTTTTTGCAAAATAATAAACAAAGCATATAAACTAAAAAGTCCTGAGTTTTACTTAGGGCTTTTTAATCTTTAAATAAACTTTAAAATAAATTTTTTTAACTATGAAAAAACTATTATTAGCAGGTGCAATCGCATTTTTCGGATTATCTAACGCTCAGATGACTAAAGGAGACTGGGTAATCAGCGGAAATACAGGAATTGGTTTCAACAATATGGAAACTAAAACAAAGGTGAACGGACAGACTTTTGACGGGACTAAAGTAAGCACTTTCGCTGTTACTCCATCTGTAGGTTATTTTGTAATAGACAAATTAGCCGTAGGAATTGATTTAGGTTTCACAAGTGTTACAACAAAAGATAACGGTGACAAGAATACTGTTTCCAGCTTTTCTGTAATGCCAACTGCGACTTATTATTTTGCAAACAACAGCAAAGTGGTTCCTTTCTTGGGAGCGGGCATTGGTTATGCTTCGAGTAAAACAAAAGAAACTATTTCAGGAACTTCAACAGATTTTACTGCTGACGGTTTAGCGTGGAAAGTGAAAGGAGGAGTTACTTATATGGCAACTCAGTCTTTAGGGATTAACTTAGGGGTGTCTTTCGATCAGTTCTCAAACAAAGAAACTTATTTCGGAACTGAATTTAAGAACAAAGTAAATACTTTCGGTGTAAACGTAGGTTTCTCTTATTTCATCAAAGCTAAAGCTCAGAAATCTGATAAATAATTCAATTTCTTTCATTAGGATAAACAAAAAATCCGGTTCAGATATGAGCCGGATTTTGTATTTGTAAAATACTAAAGTTTTAAAACCATTCTTTCTGGTTCTGAACATACGTTCTGTCAAATTCTTCATCAGATTTTGTAAGGTAAATAATTCCTTCAATAAAAGCAATTAAACCTCCAAGGCATAATAAACTCAGTAAGATCTGAATAATTCCTGCTTTTGTATAGCCTAAATAAAATTTATGCACTCCGAATGCACCAAGTAAAAGTGCTAAAATTCCAGCAGTTACTTTTTTTTCTGATTTGTAAGGTTGGTTGT
Encoded proteins:
- a CDS encoding TM2 domain-containing protein — translated: MEINQQGNNQPYKSEKKVTAGILALLLGAFGVHKFYLGYTKAGIIQILLSLLCLGGLIAFIEGIIYLTKSDEEFDRTYVQNQKEWF
- a CDS encoding outer membrane protein, with product MKKVLLAGAIALFGLSNAQIAKGTTYVSGTLNFAASEDNNTNIKTSDLTLVPTIGHFVGTNVAVGVGVGYASSVAKNEGAVTTTKNTLSAFVVEPFARKYWTLGEKFYIFGQLSVPMAFGNDKRETTFANATTTTEEKFNSFGVAVKPGLDYFLNKNWTIEATIGEFGYSNFKYKNAKSVDSYNFGLDLASVGIGVKYVFAK
- a CDS encoding beta-lactamase family protein, translating into MKQILLTTFVLNIYAVSFSQQANQSKLIDNYVKEAIKVNQIPGLAIGVVKNDKVIFEQYYGTESLEDTKKVSPSSMFRIYSTSKLMTDVGVFQLIEQGKLSLEDNVSKYVENLPQEWQNVKVKNLLTHSSGIPDFVAFSDILPEYSGSKTIERLNKEKMDFKTGNEFRYNQTNYMLLSMIIEKITGQSFEDFILNNQFSDVKNQIVYSSNALEKIPNRVIKYNFDSETKKYVKSKDVEGKKAYPGNGIAITLPAFLKWSSHLSKNDFLNQKTKDMMWQPFEYGNKKDVFAYGWEINRVNNISSYGFSGGNVSAFRFYPQNNMAIIMMSDGYNFFPEQYHIINHIASLVDKNLTDNFLLAEESIITEFAKSNNSNAEKNYYAIKEKHSKWNFEDTLNNIGYILMRNSRFNEAVKVFALNTKENPQSANAFDSLGEGYFSIKNYTLALENYKKSLALNPENTNAENMINKIQDLIKKK
- a CDS encoding dihydrolipoamide acetyltransferase family protein; amino-acid sequence: MAEYKLLLPSMGEGVMEATIISWLFNEGDSVKEDDSVVEIATDKVDSDVPTPVSGKIVKILKQKDEVAKVGEAIAILEIEGEGGNPVSEEVKTETPTAAPDAETLKTIEEPLKAAASTEFSGDLYLSPLVKSIAQQENISETELKTIKGSGLEGRITKEDILAYVKNRGNQQVQQAAPVQTASVPQPVATSAPAATITAAAGDEIIPMDRMRKIIAENMVKAKQIAPHVTSFIETDVTNVVKWRNKNKSLFEKREGEKLTFMPIFVKAVVKAIQDFPMINVSISGENIIKKKNINIGMATALPDGNLIVPVIKNADQLSLSGLAKAINDLAYRARNKKLRPEDTQGATYTISNVGSFGNLMGTPIIPQPQVAILAIGAIVKKPAVLETPDGDVIAIRNLMFMSHSYDHRVVDGSLGGMMLKHVHDYLENWDLNTEI
- a CDS encoding outer membrane protein encodes the protein MKKLLLAGAIAFFGLSNAQMTKGDWVISGNTGIGFNNMETKTKVNGQTFDGTKVSTFAVTPSVGYFVIDKLAVGIDLGFTSVTTKDNGDKNTVSSFSVMPTATYYFANNSKVVPFLGAGIGYASSKTKETISGTSTDFTADGLAWKVKGGVTYMATQSLGINLGVSFDQFSNKETYFGTEFKNKVNTFGVNVGFSYFIKAKAQKSDK
- a CDS encoding PhoH family protein codes for the protein MFELTYDLEDIDAKIFYGVNNQFFNLIKSTFPTLKITGRDHYIFAMGNQEALDIFKKKLDDIVNFISKNNSIDLKDVENLLNIKDENEKQLVFDQDIIVKGVNGKIIKAKTTNLKKLVKETEKKDMVFAIGPAGTGKTYTSVALAAKALRDKTVKRIVLTRPAVEAGESLGFLPGDLKEKLDPYLQPLYDALRDMIPHEKLEGFIEKKVIEVAPLAFMRGRTLDDAFVILDEAQNTTHSQMKMFLTRMGMNAKFIITGDPSQVDLPPKQQSGLKEAMRILKDVKEIGFVHLTEEDVVRHPVVRKIILAYNDEEKRQRND
- a CDS encoding SAM hydrolase/SAM-dependent halogenase family protein — translated: MSIITLTSDFGNLDYRVAAVKGSILSLNQKVNIVDISHEIQAFNLIQTSYIVRNAYKHFPKGTIHIVSVDSFHNRNRKNILYKSDGHYFLAADNGVLSLIFFDIKPEAIYEITLNNRFDDIVNFTSTDVFVPAAVHLANGGLPEVIGRKIDSAKQLLFPKPVYNESEKMIIGEVTYIDNFGNIISNINKDFFETIAKGYESFTIKFRNLALSRVFSSHTEVVLDWDRETEFHGQSAAIFNDSQLLELTIYKGSRKNGAKSLFGLNVGENIYIEFF
- a CDS encoding porin family protein; the encoded protein is MKKLFLLTAVAVMGLSAKAQEFRFGPKAGFAMSTIKVDEKQDDLGKRNMDPKYTFYIGGMAEYKINDNFGFQAEVLYSPLGAKEKIDGVNAGVMFVGEQTKVTYGTLLFPVSAKYFITEGFSVAAGANFGVILSAKQKTVIGSDLISVDVTDGESSGEVDIKKQTKSLNIAPFVGVEYMLENGLFFDARYSLGVSNLSNDGSGGKVTNSFAQVGVGFKFGGN